DNA from Leptospira mayottensis 200901116:
CGGGCTTGTAAAATGCGATCGCATTTTCAGGATAAGATTCTCCGATAATTTCGATCAATCCCTGTTCCGTGTCTAAGATGACTTCTGGAGAGGTTTTGGTCTGCTGAATATGCAGTGATTCCATTCTTAGTTTTCCTTTGTAAAATATACAGAAAGTGTGAAGAACGAGTGTTTGTCGTCCACCGGCGAGATATCGTAGGAAAGAGGTCCGTCCGACTTTCTTGCAATATCGATTAAACCTACACCCGCACCTTTACTTTCTTCGGGTCTGTTTGAGCGCAATTGTCGTTGGTAATAAGCTTTTAACTCATCCCTTGACATAGAATTAATTTTTTCGCAATTGTTTTTTAGTGATTCGATTTTTTCATTTAATACAAGATTTCCCGCTGAAATATTATAGCCAATCGATTTTTCATCAACCATAATGATACCAACGCCGCTTTCTCTTCCATCTTCGAGGACTTTTCTTTCCGCGGAATAGTGTAACATATTCTGGGCGAGTTCAATAAAAACTGCAAAGATTTTTTTAATTTTCGATTCAGTACTTAAGGAAGTTCGGATCATCGAACCGAATTCCGTCAGAACCTCTTGCGATAAACGACCTTTGAAGGAAACAATGAATTGATAATCATAGGCATTTCTATATTGTTTAAACAATTCTAGGGAATTATTTTCTATCATTTCGTTTTAATATACTCCTGTAGTTTTGCTTGTTTGATCAAATTCTAAATCCAATCAAAGTTATGTCGTCTCTCTGGACTTCTCCCGCTTGATATTCATCCAAAAAGGTGGACAGCCTTTCCTTTTGTTCGTGTGCGGGTAAAGAGAGAACGCTTTCTAAATGCCTTATCAAACCTTTGCTCGTGATTCTTTGTCTTTGGGGATTCGGTTGATCCATATATCCGTCTGTTGTGAGGTAAAACATTGTGGATTTTCCTTTTTCCAATTTTACTTCACGAGTGGAATATGTTCTGGAATCCTCTTTTTGTCTTCCACCAATCGAATGTCTGTCACCTTTGATTTCTTCGATTTTGTCACCTTTTGAAAAATAGAGCGGTCTTTTAGCGCCAGCGAACAGCACTTTATCCTCGTCAATCCGACAGAAACAAATATCCATTCCATCTAACGAGTTCGCGCCTAAAGTGTCTTGTTTTAAAGCTTGTCGTACATTTCGGTTTAAATGTTCCAGAACTTTTCCTGGATCTTTGATTCCCGCCTCGTTTACGATCTGGTTGAGTAAGGTGTTTCCTATCATGGACATTAATGCGCCGGGAACCCCATGTCCAGTACAATCGACTGCCGCAAGGAAAACGGATCCTTCTTTTTTGCTAAACCAGTAAAAATCTCCCGATACGATGTCTTTCGGCCTGAATAAAACGAATTGTTCGCGTAAGCTTTTCGCGAGAGTATCATCCGAAGGAAGAATCGCCTGTTGAATATTCAAAGAATACGTGATGCTATCCGTAATACGCTGATTCTTAAGTTCTAGATCTGCATTTGCTTGGGCCAATTCTCTGGTTCTTTCTCTGACCTTTTCCTCCATATTCGCATAAAGTAATGCGTTATCGATGGAGATTGCAGCTTGAGAAGAAAGGATATTCATAATCTGAAGCCGATCCGAAGTAAAGGCTCCTTCCGAAAGATTATTTTCTAGATAGAGAATTCCGGAAATTTCCCCTTGTTTGATGACCGGTGCGCAGAGAATCGATTTCGTTTTAGAATTTTTGATATATTCGTCTTTGTTAAACTTTTCGTCCTGATTTGCGTTTCTTAAGACAAGGTTTTCCTTGGTTCTTTCCACGTAATAGATGAGGGAGATCGGAAGATTTTTGCTGCTGCCAAGAGGGATTCCGGTCAATACCTCCACGTCGTCTTTGGAAATCGAACCTTCGGCTTCCACATAGAGTTTCCCTTCTTTTTTCAAGATGAGCAC
Protein-coding regions in this window:
- a CDS encoding SiaB family protein kinase; translation: MIENNSLELFKQYRNAYDYQFIVSFKGRLSQEVLTEFGSMIRTSLSTESKIKKIFAVFIELAQNMLHYSAERKVLEDGRESGVGIIMVDEKSIGYNISAGNLVLNEKIESLKNNCEKINSMSRDELKAYYQRQLRSNRPEESKGAGVGLIDIARKSDGPLSYDISPVDDKHSFFTLSVYFTKEN